AAATGCCATTCTTACTAATAGTCAACCTTTTCTTTGTATAGGTGAGGAAGTTCAAGTTCAAATATATGCATAATACTTTATCCCCCAAAGAaccattcttttaatttttaattcccaTCTAATCCAACAACTCAATTTGACATATGTCTTTATGTAGATTTTCCACATAACTTAGCTATATCACTTGGTCTGGAAAAAGATACAGGTAAGAGTGTGGCCatgttattaatttaataatCCTATTAATAGGATTTTAATATGTCTCTGCCTGGATAActatgcttaaaaaataaaaactgtcatttctttttaaaacaagacTGTAAAATACCTTAACCAAATCCAAATACTTAACAGTGAGGAGTATAAGCAGAACTGAGCACTTATTCCtaggaggaaataaaattattttttcaaataaatactttcaaaatatcTACTTTATGGCTGACTTGTATGTTTAGACAGATCCTGCGAATAAAGGGCCAACTTTTACCTGAGCTCAGAAGAAAGTTTCAGCCTTTGAGATAATTGTGAAAGGAGTTTTTCTGCTCTTCATAATCTGCAGATGCAGAAGCAGTAAGTTCTGATTGGAAAGAGAGAGGTCTAGGATTCTCATTCGTGGGGAAAGGATTTGGAAATGTTCCAAGATCAAGACCTCTGCCCTTGAAATATGCCTGAAGGCTTCTGAAAaactaaagagagaaagagaatggtcAATGCCAGATATAAATGAAACACCAAAAAtaaaggtgatttttttccctctgtttttccCCTGAATTGACTTTAAGGCTAATCTAAGAGGCAAGAGGTTGGAAATCAAAATCCAGAAATACAAGTACATGCTTCAGAtacttctcctcccctcccctgtaCCTTCTTTCTGATATTTCAACCCTAACCAAAATAATTCACCATTTTTAGTGAAAATTGAAGGAAGACTATGGAACAGCACCACAGTCGAAAGATTCATTGTGAACTATCTGAGTACTAAGGTCAAAGATGAAAATGAACTCCATAATAAGCAGCTCAGTATCTCCTCTTCCTTAAGATGACATCTCTGTCACTGCCTTCTTCCGtagtttcttttcagatttccatTAGGAAATGAACACAGAAGATGTGCAAAGTGCTACTTGCTTCGATATGGGCAGGACAGGCAAACTCCAAAACTGGGGCTTAGCCCAGGatggttcttggctttgcccagaaAAGAATTTAAGGGCAGGCTGACTGTGGTAACAATCTTTTATTGAAAGATACTGCTCCTGCCAGAACAAGGCTAACTCACAGGTAGTGCACACAGAGTTGACAACATATAGGTTCTTAGCAActgtgtttttatccatttttgaatatatgcaaattaagggaTGGGTTAATGCAAATAGAAGGGGGTTATTTAGAGCCTTCTTGGAAAGAAGTGGTAACTTTttggtcattgccatggaaaggagTGGTAGCTTCCAGGTCATTGCCATgatatttgtaaactgtcatggcactaaGGGGAGTATCATATCCTAATGAGCAATGAGAGCAGGTCGGGACCACTTTTGTCGCCATCTGCTGGTTTCACCCAGTGTTTTTACTTTATCCTGTCTGGACCAGATCCTGTTTTGGTCAGCAGCTGTGACCAGAAAACAAATCCTGCTGGTCTTTTATCTCAGTTTATTTTAAtcctatgtttttatatttcacatcATTCACTTTAGAAAaaccatatttcaaaatagtcatGTCAACATGTTTATTGTATTtggcatattttttaaagagaatgttTACTGATCttttgaattctattttatagaatatGTTGAAAATATGCCCAGCAAATTGATACCCATGCAGGGCCAACTTTCAGTTTTTGCAGTTGAGCTTGGCAATTGCTAGTTACATGATAATTTGTTTTATCATCAGTTCAATCTAAGCTATGCACGAGCAATTCCCTGTTACACTCTTGGTTTTGTATATGTATTAGAAGTCAAGGCTACAAAGTCAATGTGTATATAAGATCAGTTACAAATGAAATGCACTCTGTGTGTATAAGAttgtttctaaatataaatttGTTTCTCTTTACAGAAACAAATGTAAACTGGCCAGAGAAACAATAGGTTGCCAACCACTAGGGTAGTAAAACTCTGGTCCAATCCTGTTGGAGAATCTTCTCAACCCTTGGTAGCCCCCTTTCCACTATGCTCTGGAAAACAGAATGCTGTGTGCATAAATCCAAAGAGGCATTAGTTCTATCCTGAAACCCAGGCCCCAGGTGTGTTCTTACCAGATCTCTGTTTCTGGGGTTGTTGAGTGGCTTccatttgtctttgtttcttaGTGTGGCTCCATTCACATGCCAAAGCAGCACCAGGGCAACACATAGTAGCAGGAGAGATGCTCTGGTCATGGTGGAGTGAAGCTGAGTGAAAGAGGGGATGGGGGAGCTGTCAATGATCATTGAGAGAGATAgtcagggaagagagagagaaagagaaaacatctaTAAAGGCAGACAAGGAAGGAGAAATAGCATATTGGTTCATATAAGTTTTACAGCCATATTTTTTCCAGATTGACTTCTAAATGAGGACCCCAAAATCCAACTGATTAGCTTAAAGTAGCCCATCATGATGAGAATGTTATACAGTGATAAGCAAAACAAGTATGAACATAACATAGAAAGTCTGAGTATGCCTCTTTCATCTTTGAATAAAAAGTACTTTGTTGTCTCCAAAGAAACTgcaattcttaaaataataacaaaaaacaaaaccttaaattACTTTTAAGCCTTAAGACAgcggtcttaaaaaaaaagaaagaaagaaagaaagaaattacttcAGATACCCTGAGCTGAGAAATACACCTTACACACACATCTGAGACAGACAGACACGTACCACAACAGTGTGAGTAGAGATTGTCTTCCACTCCAAGGTGTGAAATGGAAACTGAGACACATCATAGAAAAGGCTAATAAAGCTTACCAGGAGTTTGGTTTTGCCTGGTCCTCCTAGGTAATCCTGCCTACAATTGGCAAGGCAATTCATGGGTACTTATAACCAATGGATTGGGTGCAGGTGGAAGTCACTGACGTGAGCAAGGaagttcaaaaataattatttcttattcatCCAGAGCACAAGACTCTTGAGAGTCAGATCCTCAAGCTTTTTCAGGGATAAGCTATTTGCCTTAGAAATGCGGCAGCCGTTCCTTGAACCACTAAATATTTTATGGGGATTTTATAAAACACACAAAGCACTTCCACACAGCAAAgtgattttctccttttttacttttaaggGAAGGGATATACATAGCAGCTAgaaatatgatgatgatgatcccACCTATTAGAATGTTCTTTGAGAGATACCACTTTTTCAAGTTAAcagcatttttttaaacagaaaattctTTTGTGAGAGACAAAAATTACTCTTTTTGACCTAtatcttgtactttttctgaGAATCCCAAGAAGCTTTACAAGTTTTAAATAGTAGAATCGTTTATCATAATATCCCTTCAAAATAGAGCAAGAAGATAACACATGTttcatggaaaaaagaaaaattactataCTTACAACATTCCATTGCTGAATAAATGCCATCTGTAGAAAACGGGAGGCCGAGAAATTGGACTTGAGTTGTGACGTTGCTTTGGTTCCAGTGATTTAGAACAAAATTTAGGACAAGATATTTATTCAGAAGGCTGGTGATCTGGGCTGGAAACTATAGTCTCAGCCTTGCCATcttgaccctgggcaagttactacaacctctgcccttCATTTGTGCATTTCCTCTGTTTATTCAGTCAGCAGACTTTTAGaaagtgcctactgtgtgccaggcactgcaatAGGCTTTGAGGATGAAACGGTAAGAATAATAAATACAGTCCTTGCCCTCATTAAATAGAGTAGTAGGCAAGATAAATATTAATCAAATCATTATACAACCAAATGTGTACATATAAGTCAACAATCGTTTTTATGAAATAGCGAGTGCTATGAAagtacagaaaaaggaaatttgaCTTAGTCTGAGGGCCAGGGAAGGTTTCTGTGATGAAATGACCTTACATCCAGTCAATTGAATAGGAGTTGCCTAGGCAACCTGAGGAGGACAGAGGGAGAAGCGTGTCAAACAAGGTGAACAGCTGTGCTAGGAATGGGACACATTAAAGGTACTGAAATTATACCAGGCATAGAGGGAGCAAGTGAGGAGCCTGATGCAAGATGGGGCCAGAGAGGCAGTCAGATTATGATCTTTCAGCTACAAGAAATGCTTACTAATTAAAAGGGTTTTAGGCATCTAAGCAGCTTGATAATACTTGCATTTATTCTGGTTGCAGTGGGAAGGACAGACTGAGCTAGAAAAGGGGGCTGCACAAAGCCAGTTGGGTGGTTACACAGTAGTCCAGGCAGGAAAAGATGTTAACTTGGATTAGGATGGTGTTAGCACAGATGCAGAGATTATAGGTAGATCTGAGAGAGATTTATGAGGGATTGTTAATGTACTGGATACTATGGGGTGGGGGGCTAAGGAGACGGGAGTTTCAAAACCAATTGCTAGGTCTGTGTGTTATGCAGGTGAGTGGGTTACAGTGCCATTCACCAAGATATCAAACCCAGGCATGGAGGAGTGAAGATCATCATTCCATTTGAAATGTGTTGAGTTAGAGGAGGCTTTGAGATTTCCTCATGGGGATGGAGAGTATGCAATACTCTGGAGTTCAAAGGAGAAATCTGGGAAGGAAATGCAAATTTGGGAGTTGTTGGTATAGAAGTGAATGAGATTACGTCGGTAAAGGTTAGAATATGAGGAAAAAAGGAGGCCACAAACTTGAGCTTTGAGAAATGTTAACATGTAACAGCAACATACAGGAATCTACAAAAGAGATCCTGGAGTTGAGAGAAAATCAGTAAAGTATGGAAGCAAGAGAAGAAAGTGTTTCAAGAAGGGACACACTGGATAAAATGGGTCTATGGAGCATTTGAACTGTTTTGGTAGAAAGTTATATTAGAAAGGAGTGGATATAGAGCAAAAAGATTGAGTATAGCAAGCTCTTAGAAACGCAgctatgaaaagaaagaaggtagTTACTAGAGTGAGAAGTAGAGTCAAGGAAAGGTGTTGTAGTTGTTAAAATGTTAGAGGCTTGTTTGTTTAAATGTCAGTGATTAGGTGAGTAAATGAACACCCCGGAATTTTATTACATCACTCTCTTTAAAACCCTAGGACTTTAAAGTTAAAGTATCTAATAATATTGAAACATTAAATTTTTACTgaggttcaacatatacaaatcaataaatgtaatccatcacataaacagaaccaatgacaaaaaccacaacatgatttgtctcaatagatgcagaaaaggccttcgacaaaattcaacagcccgtcatgctaaaaactctcaataaaccaggtattgatggaacatatctcaaaataataagagctattgatgacaaacccacagtcaataacatactgaatgggcaaaaactggaagcattccctttgaaaaccggcactagacaaggatgccctctctcaccactcctattcaacatagtattggaagttctggccagggcaatcaggcaagagaaagaaataaagggtattcaattaggaaaagaggaagtctaattgtctctgtttgcagatgacatgattgtatatttagaaaaccccaacgtctcagcccaaaatctccttaagctgataagcaacttcagcaaagtctcaggatacaaa
The sequence above is drawn from the Macaca mulatta isolate MMU2019108-1 chromosome 12, T2T-MMU8v2.0, whole genome shotgun sequence genome and encodes:
- the C2H2orf66 gene encoding uncharacterized protein C2orf66 homolog precursor; protein product: MIIDSSPIPSFTQLHSTMTRASLLLLCVALVLLWHVNGATLRNKDKWKPLNNPRNRDLFFRSLQAYFKGRGLDLGTFPNPFPTNENPRPLSFQSELTASASADYEEQKNSFHNYLKG